The Megalobrama amblycephala isolate DHTTF-2021 linkage group LG7, ASM1881202v1, whole genome shotgun sequence genome window below encodes:
- the mcoln1a gene encoding mucolipin-1a isoform X2 yields the protein MAAVDANKANISSEDDRLLFPVTCYGSNDCMDEYSNPSPTPPTDGWIGADHEEEALRRKLKYFFMSPCEKYQAKGRKPFKLGLQILKVLIVTIQLVLFGLSNEMVVTFKEENTASFKHLFLKDYADSDDALAVYTQSDVYDHMFYAIEQYLALPEMTVGRYAYVYNVGVNGSALSLCQQYYKKGRIDPANDTFIIDPHVVTDCVGVNPLSTPTVGLGRDYRNFTLKFHKLINVTIQFQLKAINLQTIIHNEIPDCYTFFITILLDNKAHSGKVKISLDNQASIKECKDPSVSGHADSYARVWFDVTVGVVCIFSLLLCGRSIIRGIILQNEFVKYFKTSLKRDVCWGDRMEFINGWYILLIISDVLTITGSIIKIGIELKNLSSYDECGILLGTSTLLVWVGVIRYLTFFQKYNILIVTLRAAFPNVIRFCCCVAVIYLGYCFCGWIVLGPYHVKFRSLSLVSECLFSLINGDDMFVTFSGMQESSMLVWVFSQVYLYTFISLFIYMVLSLFIALITGAYETIKHQTQEPVHITDLHAFIAECTDTPCSGKFRGIETSPCSFFCCCDRTTTYEDVLLVN from the exons aaGACGATAGGTTACTGTTTCCGGTGACTTGCTATGGTTCGAATGACTGCATGGATGAGTATAGTAACCCCAGCCCGACCCCTCCAACAGATGGCTGGATAGGTGCTGACCATGAAGAGGAAGCACTGCGCAGGAAGTTAAAGTATTTCTTCATGAGTCCCTGTGAAAAGTACCAAGCCAAAGGCAGAAAACCTTTCAAACTGGGTCTGCAAATACTGAAGGTTCTTATAGTAACTATacag CTGGTACTTTTTGGCTTGAGCAACGAGATGGTGGTGACGTTTAAAGAGGAAAACACAGCCTCGTTCAAACACCTCTTTCTCAAAGACTACGCTGATTCAGATGACGCACTTGCTGTTTACACACAGAGTGATGTTTATGATCACATGTTTTACGCAATTGAACAG TACCTGGCTTTGCCGGAGATGACAGTGGGCCGCTATGCATATGTGTACAATGTCGGTGTGAACGGGAGTGCGCTTTCTCTGTGTCAGCAGTATTATAAAAAAGGCAGGATCGACCCAGCTAACGACACCTTCATCATCGATCCGCATGTGGTCACAG ACTGTGTTGGCGTGAATCCTTTGTCCACTCCCACAGTAGGTCTGGGCCGTGATTACAGGAACTTCACCCTAAAGTTTCACAA gctCATTAATGTCACCATACAGTTCCAGCTGAAAGCTATAAATCTTCAGACCATCATCCACAATGAAATTCCCGActgttacactttcttcatcaCA ATTCTGCTGGATAACAAAGCCCACAGTGGTAAAGTTAAGATCAGTCTGGATAATCAGGCCTCCATAAAGGAATGTAAAGACCCAAGTGTGTCTGGTCACG CTGATAGTTATGCTCGAGTGTGGTTTGATGTGACGGTTGGAGTGGTGtgtattttctctctgctcctctgtggtCGCTCTATCATCAGAGGaatcattcttcaaaat GAGTTTGTAAAGTACTTTAAGACCTCTCTGAAGCGTGATGTCTGTTGGGGAGACAGAATGGAGTTCATTAACGGATGGTATATTCTGCTCATCATTAGCGACGTGCTCACTATCACAGGCTCCATAATTAAGATCGGCATTGAGCTAAAG AACCTCTCGTCGTACGATGAGTGTGGGATCCTTTTGGGCACCTCGACGTTATTGGTTTGGGTTGGAGTTATTCGCTACCTCACCTTCTTTCAGAAGTACAAT ATTCTCATTGTCACATTACGAGCTGCATTCCCTAATGTGATCCGGTTCTGTTGCTGTGTGGCGGTGATATACCTCGGTTATTGCTTCTGTGGGTGGATTGTGCTAGGACCATATCATGTTAAG TTCCGCTCTCTCTCGCTCGTGTCAGAGTGTCTTTTCTCTCTGATCAATGGAGATGATATGTTTGTGACCTTTAGTGGCATGCAAGAGAGCAGCATGCTGGTCTGGGTCTTCAGTCAG GTTTACCTTTACACGTTCATCTCTCTGTTCATTTACATGgtgctctctctctttatcGCTCTCATCACGGGAGCTTACGAGACCATCAAG CATCAGACTCAGGAGCCGGTCCATATCACTGACCTGCACGCGTTCATCGCCGAGTGCACTGACACGCCCTGCTCTGGAAAGTTCCGCGGGATCGAGACCTCGCCCTGCtctttcttctgctgctgtGACAG AACCACCACGTATGAAGACGTCCTCCTTGTCAACTAG
- the mcoln1a gene encoding mucolipin-1a isoform X1, which produces MAAVDANKANISSEDDRLLFPVTCYGSNDCMDEYSNPSPTPPTDGWIGADHEEEALRRKLKYFFMSPCEKYQAKGRKPFKLGLQILKVLIVTIQLVLFGLSNEMVVTFKEENTASFKHLFLKDYADSDDALAVYTQSDVYDHMFYAIEQYLALPEMTVGRYAYVYNVGVNGSALSLCQQYYKKGRIDPANDTFIIDPHVVTDCVGVNPLSTPTVGLGRDYRNFTLKFHKLINVTIQFQLKAINLQTIIHNEIPDCYTFFITILLDNKAHSGKVKISLDNQASIKECKDPSVSGHAVSLSLADSYARVWFDVTVGVVCIFSLLLCGRSIIRGIILQNEFVKYFKTSLKRDVCWGDRMEFINGWYILLIISDVLTITGSIIKIGIELKNLSSYDECGILLGTSTLLVWVGVIRYLTFFQKYNILIVTLRAAFPNVIRFCCCVAVIYLGYCFCGWIVLGPYHVKFRSLSLVSECLFSLINGDDMFVTFSGMQESSMLVWVFSQVYLYTFISLFIYMVLSLFIALITGAYETIKHQTQEPVHITDLHAFIAECTDTPCSGKFRGIETSPCSFFCCCDRTTTYEDVLLVN; this is translated from the exons aaGACGATAGGTTACTGTTTCCGGTGACTTGCTATGGTTCGAATGACTGCATGGATGAGTATAGTAACCCCAGCCCGACCCCTCCAACAGATGGCTGGATAGGTGCTGACCATGAAGAGGAAGCACTGCGCAGGAAGTTAAAGTATTTCTTCATGAGTCCCTGTGAAAAGTACCAAGCCAAAGGCAGAAAACCTTTCAAACTGGGTCTGCAAATACTGAAGGTTCTTATAGTAACTATacag CTGGTACTTTTTGGCTTGAGCAACGAGATGGTGGTGACGTTTAAAGAGGAAAACACAGCCTCGTTCAAACACCTCTTTCTCAAAGACTACGCTGATTCAGATGACGCACTTGCTGTTTACACACAGAGTGATGTTTATGATCACATGTTTTACGCAATTGAACAG TACCTGGCTTTGCCGGAGATGACAGTGGGCCGCTATGCATATGTGTACAATGTCGGTGTGAACGGGAGTGCGCTTTCTCTGTGTCAGCAGTATTATAAAAAAGGCAGGATCGACCCAGCTAACGACACCTTCATCATCGATCCGCATGTGGTCACAG ACTGTGTTGGCGTGAATCCTTTGTCCACTCCCACAGTAGGTCTGGGCCGTGATTACAGGAACTTCACCCTAAAGTTTCACAA gctCATTAATGTCACCATACAGTTCCAGCTGAAAGCTATAAATCTTCAGACCATCATCCACAATGAAATTCCCGActgttacactttcttcatcaCA ATTCTGCTGGATAACAAAGCCCACAGTGGTAAAGTTAAGATCAGTCTGGATAATCAGGCCTCCATAAAGGAATGTAAAGACCCAAGTGTGTCTGGTCACG ctgtctctctgtctctagCTGATAGTTATGCTCGAGTGTGGTTTGATGTGACGGTTGGAGTGGTGtgtattttctctctgctcctctgtggtCGCTCTATCATCAGAGGaatcattcttcaaaat GAGTTTGTAAAGTACTTTAAGACCTCTCTGAAGCGTGATGTCTGTTGGGGAGACAGAATGGAGTTCATTAACGGATGGTATATTCTGCTCATCATTAGCGACGTGCTCACTATCACAGGCTCCATAATTAAGATCGGCATTGAGCTAAAG AACCTCTCGTCGTACGATGAGTGTGGGATCCTTTTGGGCACCTCGACGTTATTGGTTTGGGTTGGAGTTATTCGCTACCTCACCTTCTTTCAGAAGTACAAT ATTCTCATTGTCACATTACGAGCTGCATTCCCTAATGTGATCCGGTTCTGTTGCTGTGTGGCGGTGATATACCTCGGTTATTGCTTCTGTGGGTGGATTGTGCTAGGACCATATCATGTTAAG TTCCGCTCTCTCTCGCTCGTGTCAGAGTGTCTTTTCTCTCTGATCAATGGAGATGATATGTTTGTGACCTTTAGTGGCATGCAAGAGAGCAGCATGCTGGTCTGGGTCTTCAGTCAG GTTTACCTTTACACGTTCATCTCTCTGTTCATTTACATGgtgctctctctctttatcGCTCTCATCACGGGAGCTTACGAGACCATCAAG CATCAGACTCAGGAGCCGGTCCATATCACTGACCTGCACGCGTTCATCGCCGAGTGCACTGACACGCCCTGCTCTGGAAAGTTCCGCGGGATCGAGACCTCGCCCTGCtctttcttctgctgctgtGACAG AACCACCACGTATGAAGACGTCCTCCTTGTCAACTAG